The genomic stretch CATTCACCGCACTGGTTAACTTATTTGCAGCCGCGACCAAATTAGTGATCGTAGTTTCCATACTCATATTCAACTCCCTATATTGCCTATCTTTTAAGTCAGCTCGTCACTTGGCTTCCAGTGCCACGACTCGAAATAGAACGCCGACATGCCGAGCCATATTGTCAACACTGGCGGTGGCAAGTTCTGCGATTTCCTCGGTCAACAATACATTCAAATTTTCACTCCCCACCACAATCGTCACGCTATCCGCCGGCAACGGCGAGATATCCAACGTAAACTTCTGCAACACCCGCGCTGCCGCCGCCTTATACGTCAGCAACTGCCCCGCCACCGAATACACGGCCAACAACGTTCCACTGGCGAGGTAAAATCCGAACTCGCCAATCTCATACTCGCCATCGCCATCAAACAGTGCAGCCATGCGCAGTTGGCGGTCGCCCAGGTCTTCGTAATCCACAATCGCCACACGCTGGCGCTCATCGCGCAGGGCGGTTTCGTTGCCGGTGGGGGTGTAGCGGCCGGTGCCAGCGGCGATGTGGGTGATTTGGCCTTTCAAGCCTTGGTTCTTTGCCTGCAGCACTTCATCCAAACCCTTGGAGGTGAAGCGCACCAGGCGCGTAATGTCATCGGTCATGGCTGCGCCCTGAGGTCGTAGTCGTTAATGGTGTAGTGCTGGGCGACGCCCGCACTGTTAAGCCTTGAACTGAGCTTGAGTTCCGGCAAGGCACCCCACAGCGACAGTTCGCCGTCGTTCAGCGCCCGGTGGGCGACGCCGGTAATCGGCAGCCCCCCCAGCACCTCATGCACCAGGGTGATGGTGGCCAGGTCGCGCTCGCTCTTGGCCGCGTTGATGCGGCGGATCAGGCGGTTGTGATCGCCACTGGACCAGCTGCGGCCAATGATCGCCTGCACGTCGAAGGTGTAGGGCTGGGCCTGCGGGTGCTGTTGGTACCAGGCCAGGATATTGGGGGTGAACCCAAGGGATTCGACCGCGTGACTCAAGGCCCGGGGCGTACCGGCCTGGCGCTGGATCTGCCAGGACAGGGCCACGGTGAGGCGTTTTTCGGTTTCGTCGCCAGAGGCATTCCATTCGCTGACGCCACGGTCGGCGGCCAGGTAAGGCAAGAATGGCGCTGGCGTTTGCAGCGGGTTCATCAGCGCCGGGAATGGCGGCACGACCCGTTCGAGCAGTCGGCCAAAACCCAGGTCCAGCGCCTTCTCCAGCGGTGAGCTGTTGGCGGGCAACAGGCTGGATGCTTCACTCATAAGCTGCGCACCTCCACCTCGACACCTGTGCAATACGGAGCCTGGAACGCCGTGGTGATAATTGGCGCCAGCGGTTCGAGGATCTCCAGTTGCACCGCCCCGGCGGTGTGGATGGTGTAGTCGATCCAACTCGGATCCACACGCCCTTCCAGGCGATGACAGGACTCGGCATAGGTCTGCAGCAACTGCTGGGCCGCCACTTGCGTCAACCCCGAGTCCGGACCGGCGTTGATCCTGGCCACCACACGAATCTTGTACGGCACGATCTGCGCGCCCTGCACCGTCACCCAATCGGTTTCCGGGCGTACATCGGGCCGGGCGAAATGACGTCGCACCCCGTCAAGCAAATCCGTTGAAGGCGTGCCATTGCCGGCGCGGGACAGCACGGTGACCATCACTTCCCCAGGTGCCGTGCGCCGGGCGTTGCCGTCCTTGACCTGGGCGGCATAGCCATCCGGGTCGAAGGTATAGCTGACCGTGACCACACCGGCGGCAGTACCCTGGACTTTCACCGCCGGCCGCTCGCCAAGGGTGAATACCTCGCGCCGATACTGCATACGCGAACCGGCTGCCGGCGCATGAGGTGCCAGGTAGTAACGCAGCCGGGCATCGTCATCGCTTTCCAAGGTGGGCGGCACGGGAGGGAATGCCGCCGGGTCGCCAGGGTCAAGCACCTGGCGTTCCAGGCCCATATCGGCCAGGCGCGCATCCAGGTTGCTGCCGGTGGCCCACCACGCCAGCATCTGCTGGATACGGGCGTTGTACTTGCGCTCATGGGTTTGCAGGCGCACGCAAA from Pseudomonas fluorescens encodes the following:
- a CDS encoding phage tail protein → MTDDITRLVRFTSKGLDEVLQAKNQGLKGQITHIAAGTGRYTPTGNETALRDERQRVAIVDYEDLGDRQLRMAALFDGDGEYEIGEFGFYLASGTLLAVYSVAGQLLTYKAAAARVLQKFTLDISPLPADSVTIVVGSENLNVLLTEEIAELATASVDNMARHVGVLFRVVALEAK
- a CDS encoding phage tail protein I, which translates into the protein MSEASSLLPANSSPLEKALDLGFGRLLERVVPPFPALMNPLQTPAPFLPYLAADRGVSEWNASGDETEKRLTVALSWQIQRQAGTPRALSHAVESLGFTPNILAWYQQHPQAQPYTFDVQAIIGRSWSSGDHNRLIRRINAAKSERDLATITLVHEVLGGLPITGVAHRALNDGELSLWGALPELKLSSRLNSAGVAQHYTINDYDLRAQP
- a CDS encoding baseplate J/gp47 family protein, with protein sequence MSMLIPGQNQLAPPDLIAVDEFEPLLAQFKAFVVDYVAARAPQSAARLKVSLDNESELLTLALEAFCVRLQTHERKYNARIQQMLAWWATGSNLDARLADMGLERQVLDPGDPAAFPPVPPTLESDDDARLRYYLAPHAPAAGSRMQYRREVFTLGERPAVKVQGTAAGVVTVSYTFDPDGYAAQVKDGNARRTAPGEVMVTVLSRAGNGTPSTDLLDGVRRHFARPDVRPETDWVTVQGAQIVPYKIRVVARINAGPDSGLTQVAAQQLLQTYAESCHRLEGRVDPSWIDYTIHTAGAVQLEILEPLAPIITTAFQAPYCTGVEVEVRSL